A region of Candidatus Aegiribacteria sp. DNA encodes the following proteins:
- the nusG gene encoding transcription termination/antitermination protein NusG produces the protein MVEEETSEQGAVEEETVEEDNNRFSWYVVNSFSGYEKRVKIFLEGQLKRKYPEKVGEVLIPTQEVTSNVRGKKTSRKKKLYPGYVFVQLDLNPEIIMDVRAMSNVSGFPPMNQGSPEPLTDAEIGRLKGQAEGSDKVKIVRVPYSVGQTVRVTEGPFNNFTGVVESINPERGRVRVIFTIFGRKAPVEIDFSQVRPV, from the coding sequence ATGGTAGAAGAAGAGACCAGCGAACAAGGGGCAGTTGAAGAAGAAACAGTAGAAGAAGACAACAACAGGTTTTCATGGTACGTTGTCAATTCATTCTCCGGTTACGAGAAGCGGGTAAAGATATTCCTGGAGGGTCAGCTCAAAAGGAAATATCCCGAAAAGGTGGGAGAGGTTCTTATCCCTACGCAGGAAGTAACTTCGAATGTCAGGGGAAAAAAGACATCAAGGAAGAAAAAACTGTATCCCGGCTACGTTTTCGTTCAGCTTGATCTGAACCCGGAAATAATCATGGACGTTCGAGCCATGAGCAACGTGAGTGGCTTTCCACCCATGAATCAGGGCTCTCCGGAACCTTTAACCGATGCTGAAATAGGTCGGCTGAAGGGACAGGCTGAAGGTTCGGACAAGGTAAAAATCGTAAGAGTTCCATACTCGGTAGGACAGACTGTCAGAGTTACGGAAGGGCCATTTAACAATTTTACAGGGGTTGTGGAATCTATCAACCCTGAACGCGGCAGAGTGAGAGTTATTTTCACCATATTCGGCCGCAAAGCGCCTGTGGAGATCGATTTTTCACAGGTTCGACCGGTCTGA
- the secE gene encoding preprotein translocase subunit SecE, whose amino-acid sequence MARSRNTQDGNFIVRGIKTAIRFLGEVKAELIKVAWPTKEEVISSTWVVIFAVAITSVWIFAADQFSAILINGLIRLIH is encoded by the coding sequence ATGGCTCGTAGTAGGAATACTCAGGACGGCAACTTCATTGTAAGGGGTATAAAGACTGCCATCAGGTTTTTAGGAGAAGTGAAGGCAGAACTGATAAAAGTTGCCTGGCCGACAAAGGAAGAAGTGATTTCTTCAACGTGGGTCGTTATTTTCGCGGTAGCAATAACGTCAGTATGGATATTTGCCGCTGACCAGTTCTCCGCCATTCTAATTAATGGGCTCATCAGGCTGATTCACTAA
- the rpmG gene encoding 50S ribosomal protein L33: MRVIITLACQECRRRNYSTTKNRRTNTDRMEMKKYCRFCNKHTLHRETK, encoded by the coding sequence GTGAGGGTAATAATCACACTTGCCTGCCAGGAATGCAGACGGCGCAATTACAGCACCACGAAAAACCGCCGGACGAACACTGACAGAATGGAAATGAAGAAGTATTGCAGATTCTGTAATAAGCACACCCTTCACAGGGAAACGAAGTAG
- the tuf gene encoding elongation factor Tu has product MAKEKFERTKPHVNVGTIGHIDHGKTTLTAAITKCLATQFNNVSYVEFDMIDNAPEEKKRGITIATSHQEYETANRHYAHVDCPGHADYIKNMITGAAQMDGAIVVIAANDGVMEQTKEHVLLARQVNVPRMVVFLNKVDMVDDDELLELVEMEVGELLDKYGFDPESPIIRGSALKALSSNGDPDDEDAKCIYELMEAVDEWIPTPERDIEKPFLMPVEDVFSIEGRGTVGTGRIERGIVHTGDKLERIGIHETVQTTCTGVEMFRKILDEGQAGDNVGLLLRGMKKDELERGMVLAKPGSVTPHTEFYANIIILREKEGGRKKHFISGYRPQFYFRTTDVTGAIELPEGREMALPGDNIDGVKITLITPIALEEGLRFAIREGGRTVGHGVVDRIEQ; this is encoded by the coding sequence ATGGCTAAGGAGAAGTTTGAAAGGACCAAGCCTCACGTTAATGTGGGTACAATAGGTCATATTGATCACGGCAAAACCACCTTAACGGCTGCCATTACAAAGTGCCTGGCAACACAGTTCAATAATGTCAGTTACGTTGAGTTCGATATGATCGACAACGCACCTGAAGAAAAGAAGCGCGGCATTACAATTGCCACTTCTCACCAGGAGTATGAAACGGCGAACAGGCACTACGCCCACGTAGACTGTCCTGGTCATGCGGACTACATCAAGAACATGATAACCGGTGCCGCACAGATGGACGGCGCTATCGTTGTTATCGCTGCCAATGATGGTGTAATGGAGCAGACAAAAGAGCATGTGCTTCTTGCCCGCCAGGTTAACGTTCCCCGAATGGTCGTTTTCCTTAACAAGGTCGATATGGTTGATGATGATGAGCTTCTTGAGCTTGTTGAAATGGAAGTTGGCGAACTTCTCGATAAGTACGGATTCGATCCGGAATCCCCGATTATCAGGGGAAGCGCTCTTAAGGCTCTCAGCTCCAATGGAGATCCGGATGATGAGGACGCAAAATGTATCTACGAACTGATGGAAGCCGTTGATGAATGGATCCCCACACCTGAACGCGATATAGAAAAGCCCTTCCTGATGCCGGTAGAAGACGTTTTCTCAATAGAGGGACGTGGTACTGTTGGTACCGGAAGGATCGAAAGGGGAATAGTCCATACCGGTGATAAACTTGAGCGTATCGGAATCCATGAAACTGTTCAAACCACATGTACCGGTGTTGAAATGTTCCGGAAGATTCTCGATGAAGGTCAGGCGGGAGACAACGTAGGTCTCCTTCTGAGAGGAATGAAGAAGGACGAGCTTGAAAGAGGAATGGTTCTCGCGAAGCCTGGTTCCGTTACTCCACATACCGAATTCTACGCCAACATAATCATACTCAGGGAAAAAGAGGGTGGAAGGAAGAAGCACTTCATTTCGGGATATCGCCCACAGTTCTATTTCCGTACAACCGATGTGACCGGCGCGATTGAACTTCCTGAAGGGCGCGAAATGGCCCTTCCGGGTGACAATATTGATGGTGTAAAAATAACACTTATCACACCCATAGCCCTCGAGGAAGGACTCCGTTTCGCCATTCGCGAAGGAGGACGCACCGTGGGTCATGGAGTTGTTGATAGAATCGAACAATAG
- a CDS encoding endonuclease — protein sequence MNIRIPGKYFVTLALLLLISLSYADPPPGYYDDAAGLTGPALQQALHDIIDSHTNISYAAIWLAFFTTDDRYGDKVWDMYSDTPGETPPYEYTLGDDQNQGGSAGGEGESYNREHSWPKSWFNDASPMNTDLFHIVPTDTYVNSQRDSYPYGEVSNPTWISENGSRLGPCSYSGYSGIVFEPIDDYKGDFARNYFYMATRYLNEDSGWPGSDMVNGAVLKPWAEAMLIEWHSNDQVSAKELDRNEAVYVIQHNRNPFIDHPEFVFLIYDPTSVESGGFQAASAALYQNIPNPFSVSTAIGFMLPETAVVSITVYDISGKVVNSIFENSQLPRGYHEVVWNGETSSGYPAASGIYFCRLSTPEGVTTIRMMMIGG from the coding sequence ATGAATATCCGGATACCCGGAAAGTATTTTGTTACGCTGGCACTTCTTCTGCTCATCTCGCTTTCCTATGCCGATCCTCCTCCAGGATATTACGATGACGCCGCCGGCCTAACGGGCCCTGCGCTGCAGCAGGCCCTTCATGATATTATTGATAGCCATACCAATATCAGCTATGCCGCTATCTGGCTCGCATTTTTCACGACGGATGACAGGTATGGAGACAAGGTCTGGGACATGTACTCCGACACTCCGGGTGAAACTCCTCCATACGAATACACATTGGGCGATGACCAAAACCAGGGAGGTTCTGCGGGAGGAGAAGGCGAATCCTACAACCGGGAACACTCCTGGCCCAAGAGCTGGTTCAATGATGCCTCGCCCATGAACACCGATCTGTTTCATATTGTTCCAACGGATACCTACGTGAACAGCCAAAGGGACAGCTACCCCTACGGTGAGGTCAGCAACCCGACCTGGATATCAGAAAACGGCAGCCGCCTTGGGCCCTGCTCCTATTCGGGATATTCGGGAATCGTCTTCGAACCTATCGATGATTACAAAGGGGATTTCGCTCGGAATTACTTCTACATGGCCACACGATATCTGAACGAGGACAGCGGGTGGCCGGGCAGTGACATGGTCAACGGCGCGGTACTGAAGCCATGGGCGGAAGCGATGCTTATCGAGTGGCATTCAAATGATCAGGTGAGTGCAAAGGAACTCGATCGTAACGAAGCTGTATACGTTATTCAACATAACCGGAATCCATTCATAGACCACCCTGAATTCGTTTTTCTAATCTACGATCCCACTTCGGTGGAAAGCGGGGGATTCCAGGCAGCTTCAGCTGCCCTGTACCAGAACATTCCCAATCCGTTCTCCGTTTCAACAGCAATCGGATTCATGCTGCCTGAAACAGCTGTGGTCAGTATTACAGTGTACGATATTTCCGGAAAAGTGGTAAACAGCATATTTGAAAACAGCCAGCTTCCCAGGGGATATCATGAGGTTGTATGGAATGGCGAAACGAGTTCGGGCTATCCTGCAGCGTCTGGAATCTACTTCTGCAGGCTCAGCACTCCCGAAGGAGTCACAACTATACGAATGATGATGATTGGCGGCTGA
- a CDS encoding ABC transporter ATP-binding protein, which yields MSIIEARDIKRSFDDMKVLSGLDIDVEKGEFLAITGKSGVGKSTLLAILGTHDLNHGGELRIADKDTGKLTSSELAALRREYLGFVFQDFHLLPSLTAMENVILPVVFSGGNLEYARNQAGEVLAKLSVRTDDTPTSLLSRGERQRVAVARGLVNKPSVLLADEPSASLDEESEQTLFDLLDNLRRQQNFALIAVVHSTAVLHRADRILELKDGILHETV from the coding sequence ATGAGCATCATCGAAGCCAGGGATATAAAGCGCAGTTTCGATGACATGAAGGTGTTATCAGGCCTGGATATTGATGTGGAAAAGGGCGAATTTCTGGCGATAACAGGAAAAAGCGGAGTTGGTAAAAGCACTCTGCTCGCAATTCTTGGTACACATGATCTCAATCACGGCGGAGAACTCAGGATAGCCGATAAGGATACAGGAAAACTCACTTCATCGGAACTGGCAGCTCTCCGAAGAGAATATCTGGGTTTTGTCTTTCAGGATTTTCATCTGCTGCCCTCGCTGACAGCGATGGAAAACGTGATACTACCGGTTGTGTTTTCCGGTGGCAATCTTGAATATGCGCGCAATCAGGCAGGAGAAGTTCTTGCAAAGCTGTCGGTAAGAACCGATGATACTCCAACATCACTACTTTCAAGGGGTGAAAGGCAGAGGGTCGCGGTGGCCAGGGGGCTTGTGAACAAACCCTCTGTTCTACTGGCGGATGAACCCAGCGCAAGCCTTGACGAGGAGAGCGAACAAACCCTTTTCGATCTTCTGGATAACCTCCGTAGACAGCAGAATTTCGCTCTGATAGCTGTAGTTCATTCGACCGCTGTTCTCCATCGTGCCGACAGAATTCTCGAACTGAAGGATGGTATTCTTCATGAAACCGTCTGA
- a CDS encoding T9SS type A sorting domain-containing protein translates to MDMLYVVISMLIGVPMSLDMPDYDYKFDIDIPHFETRGPHSFDVLNYDIAFELFEADSSIQGITAIHFEAVEASLDQIQLDLIALEVDSVWDGSGVLAWVQAGDSVVIDLSSPLESGDTLTVFVAYGGFPTNYFFAGFYANSELPPHVTFFSIGMGPKSGRYIYPCWDDIYDKASFEFHATVNDSLYAVSCGELTGIDYSGGKATFNWSNPEDMSTYIWAFAISDYIVVKDTTYPWIEYYTFPDYLYCIEQIFGNVDQMIDCFEDLFCPYPWSTKLGFPFVRASNIYCEHNTIPYTLAPETIVAHEISHMWWGNMVTEEDWPEIWLAEGFATYCQCLWEGYSVGSEAYDEMILSTMNSYLNSGELFPIVPADDYWCFTTYNKGASVLHMLRFVIGDTIFFDALKLYLSDNAYGSTTTEDLIASFETVYGSDLNWFFDTWVYDWAYPDYNYSWNTFQTGSNWDITIYLDQEQVVGPVFVMPVDFLISGSDTDTLVTMWNELQNDSETFTLPFQPTGVILDPLNHILHADLPGVGIEEEPENTITGMRIIPNPAVSLIGFECATEAGSTASVYDLSGRCVLRMQLQENQNMLNVADLPSGSYTLRIESDGIINTGSFVILMD, encoded by the coding sequence TTGGATATGCTGTATGTTGTTATTTCAATGCTGATTGGCGTTCCCATGTCTCTGGATATGCCGGATTACGATTACAAGTTCGATATCGACATTCCGCACTTCGAGACGAGAGGGCCACACTCCTTCGATGTTCTTAACTACGATATCGCATTCGAGCTGTTCGAGGCTGATTCTTCAATTCAGGGAATTACAGCCATTCACTTCGAAGCTGTTGAAGCAAGTCTCGACCAGATACAACTTGATCTCATTGCGCTGGAAGTGGATTCCGTCTGGGACGGGTCAGGGGTTCTCGCATGGGTTCAGGCTGGTGATTCGGTGGTGATAGATCTGAGCAGCCCGCTCGAATCAGGAGATACCTTAACCGTTTTCGTTGCCTATGGAGGTTTCCCTACAAATTATTTTTTCGCAGGCTTTTACGCAAACTCGGAACTGCCGCCCCATGTTACGTTCTTCTCTATTGGGATGGGACCCAAATCAGGAAGGTACATCTACCCCTGCTGGGACGATATCTACGACAAGGCTTCCTTTGAATTCCACGCAACTGTAAACGACTCCCTCTACGCAGTATCATGTGGTGAACTCACAGGTATCGACTATTCAGGGGGGAAAGCAACATTCAACTGGAGCAATCCCGAGGACATGTCAACATATATCTGGGCTTTTGCCATATCCGACTATATCGTTGTCAAGGATACAACCTATCCCTGGATTGAGTATTACACATTTCCCGACTATTTGTATTGTATAGAGCAAATATTCGGCAATGTCGATCAGATGATCGACTGCTTTGAAGATCTGTTTTGCCCCTACCCCTGGAGTACAAAACTGGGCTTCCCATTTGTCCGTGCGTCCAACATCTATTGCGAACACAATACCATTCCGTACACACTTGCCCCCGAAACAATTGTCGCCCACGAAATATCACACATGTGGTGGGGAAACATGGTCACCGAGGAAGACTGGCCTGAGATATGGCTGGCCGAGGGCTTCGCAACCTACTGCCAATGTCTTTGGGAAGGTTACAGCGTTGGTTCCGAAGCCTATGACGAGATGATACTGAGCACTATGAACAGTTACCTGAACAGCGGAGAACTTTTTCCAATTGTACCGGCTGACGACTACTGGTGCTTTACAACCTATAATAAGGGTGCCAGCGTATTACATATGCTCAGATTTGTCATAGGCGATACGATTTTCTTCGATGCCCTTAAACTCTACCTCTCAGACAATGCTTACGGCTCTACAACTACAGAGGATCTCATAGCCAGTTTTGAAACAGTATACGGGTCCGACTTGAACTGGTTCTTCGATACCTGGGTCTACGACTGGGCATACCCCGACTACAACTACTCCTGGAACACATTCCAGACAGGTTCCAACTGGGATATTACAATTTATCTCGACCAGGAACAGGTGGTTGGACCAGTATTCGTAATGCCGGTGGATTTCCTGATTTCCGGCAGCGACACTGACACACTGGTGACAATGTGGAACGAACTGCAGAACGATTCCGAGACCTTCACGCTACCTTTCCAACCCACCGGGGTTATCCTGGATCCCTTAAACCACATTCTTCATGCGGATCTTCCGGGAGTCGGCATTGAGGAGGAACCGGAAAACACTATCACCGGGATGAGAATCATCCCCAATCCCGCTGTTTCCCTGATCGGTTTCGAATGTGCAACTGAAGCTGGTTCTACAGCAAGTGTATACGATCTCAGTGGCCGTTGCGTACTCCGTATGCAGTTACAGGAAAACCAGAATATGCTCAATGTGGCTGATCTGCCATCGGGCAGCTACACCCTGAGGATTGAATCTGATGGAATTATCAACACAGGATCCTTCGTTATTCTAATGGACTGA
- a CDS encoding T9SS type A sorting domain-containing protein, protein MKKPDSGMLVITICLLLLPFQVFAQITFERWYGGSQREEGQSVSQTSDGGYVMCGYTKSFGDPDGDVYMVRTDEYGDTLWTRTFGGSSYEQSFRIEQTNDDGFIIAGLTHSFGDLSQMYLVKTDSSGNLDWQGTYGGGYVEYGYSAQQTSDNGYIICGSTNTYGAGSYDMYLVKTDSLGVMNWQNAFGGTGNDRGHTVEQTDDGGYILAGYTHSFGAGGADVYLVRTDENGDTLWTGTYGGSDDDLPHYGRCVRQTYDGGFVVAGYTKSYGAGLYDMYLLKTDSLGNMEWEETYGGSDMDIGRSVEQLADGGFIIAGSTKNFGAVLYDVYLVRTDADGGVIWTDTFGGSDYDYGESVQRTIDGGFIIGGYTKSYGSGEFDFYLVKTEPDITGIEETGSQEIITFFGNEPNPFDNFTTVEYNLAQSCIVNISVYDVNGRLIRELETQNREAGVHNATWDGMDNSGMEVTSGIYFCLFRTNGVFTARKMCLIR, encoded by the coding sequence ATGAAAAAACCGGATTCCGGGATGCTTGTGATTACGATTTGCCTGTTATTACTTCCATTCCAGGTGTTTGCGCAGATTACTTTCGAGCGCTGGTATGGCGGCAGCCAGCGTGAAGAAGGGCAATCTGTCTCACAGACTTCGGATGGTGGTTATGTAATGTGTGGGTATACAAAATCGTTTGGAGATCCTGATGGTGATGTTTACATGGTGAGAACCGACGAATACGGTGACACATTATGGACAAGAACGTTTGGCGGGTCATCCTATGAACAGAGCTTCCGTATTGAACAGACAAATGATGATGGATTTATAATCGCAGGATTAACACATTCTTTCGGTGATTTAAGTCAGATGTACCTTGTTAAAACCGATAGCTCCGGAAATCTGGACTGGCAGGGAACGTACGGTGGTGGATATGTTGAATACGGCTATTCTGCACAGCAGACATCGGATAACGGATATATAATTTGCGGATCGACCAATACATATGGTGCCGGTAGTTATGATATGTACCTGGTTAAGACTGACTCACTTGGTGTTATGAACTGGCAAAATGCCTTCGGTGGAACCGGTAACGACAGAGGACATACAGTGGAACAGACCGATGATGGTGGTTATATCCTTGCCGGATATACACACTCATTTGGCGCGGGCGGAGCGGACGTGTACCTTGTTCGAACAGATGAAAACGGCGATACACTCTGGACAGGAACCTACGGAGGGTCCGATGATGATCTCCCTCATTACGGCAGATGTGTAAGACAAACTTATGATGGCGGATTTGTTGTTGCCGGCTACACGAAATCTTATGGTGCCGGGTTGTATGACATGTATCTTCTAAAAACAGATTCTCTGGGAAACATGGAATGGGAGGAAACCTACGGCGGTTCCGACATGGATATCGGTCGATCGGTTGAGCAACTGGCCGATGGTGGATTCATAATTGCCGGATCAACGAAGAACTTCGGTGCAGTTCTTTATGATGTATATCTGGTTAGGACCGACGCTGATGGAGGTGTTATCTGGACTGATACCTTCGGTGGTTCGGATTATGATTATGGCGAATCCGTGCAGCGAACTATCGACGGTGGCTTCATCATCGGAGGATATACGAAGTCATACGGTTCGGGAGAGTTCGACTTCTACCTTGTTAAAACCGAACCCGACATAACCGGCATAGAAGAAACCGGTTCTCAGGAAATAATCACATTTTTCGGGAATGAACCTAACCCATTCGACAACTTCACTACAGTAGAGTACAATCTGGCTCAGAGCTGCATTGTGAATATTTCTGTTTATGATGTCAACGGAAGACTGATCAGAGAGCTGGAAACACAGAACAGGGAAGCAGGAGTTCATAACGCAACCTGGGACGGAATGGATAATTCCGGTATGGAAGTCACCAGCGGAATTTATTTTTGCCTGTTCAGAACGAACGGTGTTTTCACAGCCAGAAAAATGTGCCTGATCAGATGA
- a CDS encoding GNAT family N-acetyltransferase: MIRIVEMENLRFNQYLSAVGVVGVFSRWVVAHRPHAKSLCVLSGSQIVAVAILGPSIGLPQAASCWVFSDSTEAFACLLEQLRQMRVGPLSFPLRFLDYVARGSDVSVDHFYVMLQSRAGKRIGVSGVEYLSRERFANLTIPDEMTRLLGTIESIPEGFPYYGVVRSNTLVALAESCVRDSELAAIQQVFTISSARGQGFGHAVVEYAALDLLKDGIIPTYFTDESNRESVFLAESVGFELDSRWGYTDLD; the protein is encoded by the coding sequence GTGATTCGTATTGTTGAGATGGAGAACTTACGCTTCAATCAGTATCTGTCAGCGGTGGGTGTTGTCGGCGTGTTTTCAAGGTGGGTCGTTGCACATCGACCCCACGCAAAGTCACTCTGTGTATTATCGGGATCCCAGATTGTTGCAGTTGCGATTCTCGGTCCCAGTATAGGACTTCCTCAGGCGGCGAGCTGCTGGGTATTCAGTGACTCTACTGAGGCGTTTGCCTGTCTTCTTGAACAGTTACGCCAAATGAGAGTTGGTCCTCTGAGCTTCCCGCTTCGTTTTCTGGATTATGTAGCAAGAGGTAGTGACGTTTCTGTAGATCATTTCTATGTGATGCTGCAATCAAGAGCTGGAAAAAGAATCGGCGTCTCGGGGGTCGAGTATCTATCGCGCGAGAGGTTCGCGAACCTTACCATTCCCGACGAAATGACCCGTCTTCTCGGCACCATCGAAAGCATTCCTGAGGGATTCCCGTACTACGGAGTGGTCAGGAGTAACACGCTGGTTGCTCTTGCAGAGTCATGTGTTAGAGATTCCGAATTGGCTGCGATCCAGCAGGTGTTTACGATATCCTCGGCTCGGGGTCAAGGTTTTGGGCATGCAGTGGTGGAGTATGCAGCTCTGGATCTTCTCAAAGATGGAATTATACCCACCTACTTCACCGATGAAAGCAACCGAGAATCTGTCTTTCTGGCTGAGTCAGTTGGATTTGAACTCGACTCCAGGTGGGGATACACTGATCTTGATTAG
- a CDS encoding Nif3-like dinuclear metal center hexameric protein, with translation MKAARLYDQLEKDFITPEMSDEWAQYMDSVADFLSDNFKKRSMGLVCDFTTEISKVYTAVFPSGNIMQRILDDGTEDAMLFVHHPSIWDIRKAPDVFQQIDRELLQQFENRKISIYNLHVPLDNFGEYSTSVTLAKALGIKPEKAFAAYFGAMAGVFGKTDCATVQDLKNKFQETVNHEVSLYKYGDDEIKDATVAVIAGGGNDIDILQEVFKAGVNTFVTGIAVINKHSSKAHEYAEKQGINILGGTHYSTEKFACISMVDYFTETGLPSEFIEDEPVMEDM, from the coding sequence TTGAAAGCAGCCCGATTATACGATCAACTTGAAAAGGATTTCATTACTCCGGAAATGAGTGACGAATGGGCACAGTACATGGATTCTGTCGCTGATTTTCTTAGTGATAACTTTAAGAAGAGATCAATGGGTTTAGTTTGTGATTTTACCACAGAAATAAGTAAAGTTTATACAGCTGTTTTCCCATCAGGAAACATTATGCAAAGAATTCTAGATGATGGAACTGAAGATGCGATGCTTTTTGTTCATCATCCATCGATTTGGGATATCAGAAAAGCACCGGATGTGTTTCAGCAGATTGACAGAGAATTGTTACAGCAATTCGAAAATAGAAAAATCTCAATTTACAATCTTCATGTACCTCTGGATAATTTTGGTGAATACTCAACAAGTGTAACTTTAGCAAAAGCATTAGGTATAAAACCTGAAAAAGCCTTTGCAGCATATTTTGGTGCAATGGCAGGAGTATTTGGAAAAACCGACTGTGCAACAGTTCAAGACCTGAAAAACAAATTTCAGGAAACAGTCAACCATGAAGTCAGTCTGTATAAGTATGGAGATGATGAAATCAAAGACGCAACTGTCGCTGTTATAGCAGGTGGCGGGAATGATATTGATATACTACAGGAAGTTTTCAAAGCTGGAGTCAATACTTTTGTAACAGGTATTGCTGTTATAAATAAACATTCCAGCAAGGCACATGAATATGCTGAAAAACAAGGAATAAATATACTGGGTGGCACCCATTATTCTACTGAAAAATTTGCTTGTATATCGATGGTTGACTATTTTACTGAAACTGGATTGCCCTCCGAATTTATTGAAGATGAACCTGTTATGGAGGACATGTAA
- a CDS encoding glycosyltransferase has translation MLSIIAANYNKEDVLIDYFDSIYSNGFDDFELIFVDDCSTDSSVSIAERFPCEIIRNDSNLGPAVSRNLAAERANGDVLVFTDTDITIDPGGLELINRRFTRDGIKVMFGKLAFPPLRNTGIGRYWLYEEEEACRYGGVRTGMVNCWSSTLGAIERVLFQSIGGFNESFKGADIEDHELAAKILQYHQVFYDEELTFHHYYPGTWLVLKKMFIRSKMFARSTSIKVYKEHSWVSRHRNSGYLFSALITVLLAALPLSILFFSSAAGWISCSLLILLLIKVTHHRLLLKAAFQKDSPFFSIYCFLLLYLTSLFAMTGFAVGLLKGKDTANE, from the coding sequence GTGCTTTCCATAATAGCCGCGAATTACAACAAGGAAGACGTACTTATCGATTATTTCGATTCCATCTATTCAAATGGATTTGACGATTTCGAACTTATCTTCGTCGATGACTGCTCCACGGATTCATCGGTAAGTATTGCGGAGAGGTTTCCATGCGAGATTATCCGCAACGACAGTAATCTCGGGCCGGCGGTCAGCAGGAACCTTGCAGCGGAACGGGCAAACGGGGATGTACTTGTCTTCACTGATACGGATATTACCATTGATCCAGGTGGACTCGAACTCATAAACCGCAGGTTTACGCGGGACGGAATTAAGGTGATGTTCGGAAAACTCGCGTTTCCTCCTCTGCGCAACACTGGAATCGGAAGGTACTGGCTTTACGAGGAAGAAGAAGCGTGTCGTTACGGTGGAGTGAGAACTGGAATGGTCAACTGCTGGAGTTCCACTCTTGGCGCAATAGAAAGGGTACTTTTCCAGAGCATCGGCGGTTTTAACGAATCTTTCAAAGGTGCTGATATCGAGGATCATGAACTTGCCGCGAAAATACTGCAGTATCATCAAGTGTTCTACGATGAGGAACTTACATTTCATCACTACTATCCAGGCACATGGCTTGTTCTGAAAAAAATGTTCATTCGATCAAAAATGTTTGCCAGGTCAACAAGCATAAAAGTGTACAAAGAACATTCCTGGGTGAGCAGACACAGAAACTCCGGTTACCTGTTTTCCGCGCTGATAACAGTTCTATTGGCAGCTTTACCTTTGAGTATTCTATTCTTTTCTTCCGCTGCCGGGTGGATTTCATGTTCCCTCCTGATATTACTCCTTATTAAAGTAACGCATCACAGATTGCTGCTTAAGGCGGCATTTCAAAAAGACTCACCGTTTTTCAGCATATATTGTTTTCTGTTGCTTTACCTGACATCTTTGTTTGCCATGACTGGATTCGCAGTCGGTTTATTAAAAGGGAAGGATACTGCCAATGAGTAA